In the Mauremys mutica isolate MM-2020 ecotype Southern chromosome 13, ASM2049712v1, whole genome shotgun sequence genome, one interval contains:
- the LOC123347700 gene encoding olfactory receptor 6M1-like has product MIMKFDLLHYIPHQEVVKISNESRVTEFILKGFPLSRQMEIFLFVLFLMFYLVTLSGNLVIITITLADYRLRTPMYFFLWNFSFMEILFTSVTVPKHLSGLLFGSRIISFTSCMVQSFFYFFLAVTEFLLLAVMSFDRYVAICNPLRYTVIMNSHVCSVLVFGAWTGAFLYILGPLSAVAEVPYCGPNVVNHFFCDITPLVKLSCKDTHVLESAIFIMASVLILSSLVVTAVSYLYIITTVLRTPMAQGRRKAFSTCTSHITVVSIVYSTHIYMHVRPIESSSLELNKVVALLTSVVTPSLNPFIYTLRNEQVKQALKEAVAQNKVFLFYKKIIP; this is encoded by the exons ATGATAATGAAGTTCGACCTCCT ACATTATATTCCACACCAAGAAGTGGTAAAAATAAGCAACGAGAGCAGAGTGACTGAGTTTATCCTAAAGGGATTTCCCCTCAGCCGCCAGATGGAAATCTTCCTCTTCGTTCTCTTCCTCATGTTCTACCTGGTCACCCTCTCAGGCAACCTGGtcatcatcaccatcaccttGGCTGACTACCGGCTCCGaacccccatgtatttcttcctgtgGAACTTCTCCTTCATGGAGATCTTGTTCACTTCTGTCACGGTGCCCAAGCACCTCTCCGGTTTGCTCTTCGGGAGCAGGATCATCTCCTTCACCAGCTGCATGGTACAAAGCTTCTTCTACTTCTTCCTGGCGGTGACGGAGTTCCTCCTCCTGGCTGTCATGTCCTTTGACAGATATGTTGccatctgtaacccactgagATACACAGTCATCATGAACAGCCACGTCTGCTCCGTGCTGGTCTTTGGGGCCTGGACTGGGGCCTTCTTGTATATCCTTGGACCACTCAGTGCTGTCGCCGAGGTACCCTACTGTGGCCCCAATGTGGTCAACCACTTCTTCTGTGACATTACACCACTGGTTAAATTGTCCTGCAAGGACACCCATGTCCTGGAGTCAGCCATTTTCATCATGGCGTCAGTGCTTATCCTGAGCTCCTTGGTGGTGACTGCAGTGTCCTACCTGTACATCATCACCACGGTGCTCAGGACCCCCATGGCTCAGGGCAGGCGaaaggccttctccacctgcacctctcACATCACAGTGGTCAGCATCGTCTACAGCACCCACATCTACATGCATGTCCGCCCCATTGAAAGCAGCTCCTTGGAGCTCAACAAGGTGGTGGCCTTGCTGACCTCCGTGGTGACACCATCCCTCAACCCCTTCATCTACACCCTCAGGAACGAGCAGGTCAAACAGGCCCTGAAGGAGGCTGTAGCCCAGAACAAGGTCTTCCTGTTCTACAAAAAGATTATCccctaa